Proteins from one Podospora pseudoanserina strain CBS 124.78 chromosome 1, whole genome shotgun sequence genomic window:
- a CDS encoding hypothetical protein (EggNog:ENOG503Q41Q; CAZy:GH16; COG:G), producing MVKPTAFSRGALLASLAQATTAASTSRYTLTQVFNATNFFSEFTFFDQPDPTHGFVEYVDAPTANRLSLAGYSQNGVYLGVDHTNTTTTGRKSTRVTSNQAFTKGLFIADIAHMPASASSSCGLWPAYWMFGPDWPTSGEIDILEGVNTQKSNSITLHTAKGCEMANTGSLGSTKLANGNCEGNTGCGQTTSATNNYGAGFNDIGGGIYALEWTDDHIAVWFFPRNSNTCKSLAAASPSSVPNTSNFGTPLAKFVGNGSGNCSIPNHFKDHNIVFDTTFCGDWAGQVWGQDDTCKSLADTCEDWVGQNPEGFQEAYWLVNDIKVYQQVDQGPAAGQTDGGFGVQRKPDEERRRARSFEA from the coding sequence ATGGTCAAACCAACAGCTTTCTCACGAGGAGCCCTCCTGGCCTCTCTGGCCCAAGCCACGACAGCAGCATCTACCTCGAGATATACACTCACGCAGGtcttcaacgccaccaacttcttctccgAATTCACCTTCTTCGACCAGCCCGACCCGACCCACGGGTTCGTAGAGTACGTGGACGCACCCACCGCCAACCGCCTCTCCCTTGCCGGCTACAGCCAAAATGGTGTCTACCTTGGTGTTGatcacaccaacaccaccacaaccggcCGCAAGTCTACCCGTGTCACCTCTAACCAGGCCTTCACCAAGGGTCTGTTCATCGCCGACATAGCCCACATGCCCGCCTCGGCATCATCGTCTTGCGGACTCTGGCCGGCCTACTGGATGTTCGGTCCTGACTGGCCCACCTCTGGCGAGATTGATATCCTGGAAGGCGTCAACACCCAAAAGTCGAATTCGATAACATTGCATACGGCCAAAGGGTGTGAGATGGCCAACACTGGCTCGCTGGGGAGCACCAAATTGGCAAATGGCAATTGCGAGGGTAATACTGGGTGCGGCCAGACGACATCAGCTACCAATAACTATGGTGCTGGGTTCAACGACATTGGCGGCGGTATTTATGCCTTGGAGTGGACCGATGACCACATTGCTGTGTGGTTCTTCCCGAGGAACTCCAACACTTGCAAGTCCTTGGCCGCCGCATCTCCTTCGTCAGTGCCGAATACCAGCAACTTTGGGACGCCTCTCGCAAAGTTCGTCGGGAATGGATCAGGGAATTGCTCTATTCCTAACCACTTCAAGGACCACAACATTGTCTTTGACACGACGTTTTGCGGTGATTGGGCTGGACAGGTCTGGGGACAGGATGATACCTGCAAGAGTCTTGCTGACACGTGCGAGGACTGGGTCGGGCAGAATCCAGAGGGGTTTCAGGAGGCGTACTGGTTGGTGAATGATATCAAGGTTTATCAGCAGGTTGATCAGGGGCCGGCTGCTGGGCAGAcggatggggggtttggggttcAGAGGAAGccggatgaggagaggaggagggcgaggagtttTGAGGCTtga
- a CDS encoding hypothetical protein (EggNog:ENOG503P0XE; COG:O) gives MKFSTTLSNGPPKYTLRTRQPLSFNRHCRYLSSRTHHKSLLTIAIETSCDDTCVAILEKAGPAARLQFNKRIPSNHVEFKGIHPTIASKSHEIQLAKLVNEAVQSLPEHTNHSPEVKTISIRDPQTGKSTPRRLPDFVSVTRGPGFPRCLDVGLGVAKGLSVAWQVPFLGVHHMQGHALTPRLDHALQQPFPPSSSTPSSKLSPKFPFLTLLASGGHTQLLLSTTLTTHTILATVTNISLGDMLDKAAREILPPSLLSSLPNIAYAAALEQFAFPSPSYKYTPPPNRHSETLPSPLPSPPFEPGWSLTPPLPLSKEMTFNFSGFGGQVQELAQFYPHTKLDRVRAEESNQILSPPSLTTEQRRILARETMRLAFEHLASRVVFALRELQPVSEADKRHGTGRNDLKRLKGLLRGGQKIETLVLSGGVASNKFLRHVLRSVLDQRGWPDIKLAAPPVSLCSDNAAMIAWAGMEMFETEGVETDLGVRSIQRWSLDESLGEEGTRGVMGVDGWLKRQKIQDTPAPQLQRLLHRQVVPVLGIQHAIRKRLAGPDAKQVPRQPRAVAVNVVQRRPFLLGDAGAHGAHRQALALVLVHQVGEDLARGRDRDSPLVAELVEAALHTEPGEPVLAVGGAAGHGAEEVGIDLDDLFDRLGGDPVAGRGAGIGRDDDATLEAEGERGGAVGDLDGAVGVGAVVGCCAEPGRGLE, from the exons ATGAAATTCTCAACCACCCTGTCCAATGGGCCACCAAAATATACACTGAGAACAAGGCAGCCATTATCATTCAACAGACACTGTCGATACTTGAGTAGCCGCACTCACCACAAATCTCTCCTCACTATTGCCATAGAGACATCATGCGATGACACCTGTGTCGCTATCCTCGAAAAAGCAGGCCCAGCAGCACGCTTACAGTTCAACAAGAGAATACCATCAAACCATGTTGAATTCAAGGGCATACATCCTACAATAGCCTCCAAATCGCACGAGATTCAGTTGGCTAAGCTGGTCAACGAAGCTGTACAGTCACTACCAGAGCACACCAACCACTCCCCAGAGGTCAAAACCATTTCTATCCGCGACCCACAAACAGGCAAATCCACCCCCCGACGACTTCCTGACTTTGTCTCCGTGACAAGAGGCCCAGGCTTCCCACGATGTCTAGACGTCGGCCTCGGAGTAGCCAAAGGCCTCTCTGTCGCCTGGCAGGTCCCCTTCCTAGGAGTTCATCACATGCAAGGCCACGCCCTCACCCCCCGCCTCGACCACGCCCTACAacaacccttccccccttcctcctcaaccccctcatcaaaaCTCTCCCCTAAATTTCCCTTCCTaaccctcctcgcctcaGGAGGCCAcacccagctcctcctctccaccaccctaacAACCCACACCATCCTCGCAACAGTAACCAACATCTCCCTAGGCGACATGCTCGACAAAGCCGCGAGGgaaatcctccccccctccctcctcagctcCCTCCCAAACATAGCCTACGCCGCCGCCCTGGAACAGTTcgccttcccctctccctcctaCAAGtacaccccccctccaaaccggCACTCCgaaaccctcccctcccccctcccctccccaccatttGAGCCCGGGTGgtccctcaccccccctctccccctaAGCAAAGAAATGACCTTCAACTTCTCCGGCTTCGGCGGCCAAGTCCAGGAACTAGCCCAGTTCTACCCCCACACCAAACTCGACCGCGTCAGAGCCGAGGAATCCAACCAAATactctcccccccatccctcacaACCGAACAGCGCCGGATTTTAGCAAGAGAAACAATGAGGCTGGCATTCGAGCACCTCGCTTCAAGGGTCGTTTTTGCGCTGAGGGAACTCCAGCCTGTGAGCGAGGCCGACAAGAGGCATGGTACCGGGAGGAATGATCTGAAAAGATTGaaggggctgttgaggggAGGACAAAAGATCGAGACGTTGGTGCTGTCGGGGGGCGTGGCGTCGAATAAATTTCTGAGACACGTCCTGAGGAGTGTCCTCGATCAGAGGGGGTGGCCTGATATAAAGCTGGCTGCTCCGCCTGTGAGTCTTTGTAGCGACAACGCGGCCATGATTGCATGGGCGGGGATGGAGATGTTCGagacggagggggtggagacTGATTTGGGAGTGAGGTCAATTCAACGCTGGTCGTTGGATGAGAgtcttggagaggaggggacgaggggggtgatgggggttgacGGGTGGCTCAAGAGGCAGAAGAT CCAAGATACTCCTGCTCCCCAGctccagcgcctcctccaccgtcaaGTCGTACCTGTACTCGGCATCCAGCACGCCATACGCAAACGTCTGGCCGGACCCGACGCAAAACAGGTTCCCCGCCAGCCTCGTGCCGTCGCTGTCAATGTAGTACAGCGCCGGCCCTTCCTCCTTGGTGACGCCGGCGCACATGGTGCCCATCGACaggcccttgcccttgtacTGGTACAccaggttggcgaggatCTTGCTCGCGGCCGCGACAGAGATTCTCCTCTTGTGGCGGAGCTCGTGGAGGCGGCACTGCATACCGAGCCAGGCGAGCCAGTACTGGCAGTCGGCGGCGCCGCCGGCCATggtgccgaggaggtcggAATTGATCTCGATGACCTTTTTGACCGTCTGGGAGGCGATCCAGTTGCCGGCCGTGGCGCGGGAATCGGTCGCGACGATGATGCCACCCTGGAAGCGGAAGGCGAGCGTGGTGGTGCCGTGGGCGATCTTGATGGGGCAGTGGGGGTTGGAGCGGTCGTCGGTTGCTGCGCGGAGCCAGGCCGAGGGCTGGAGTAA
- the PRE2 gene encoding Proteasome subunit beta type-5 (MEROPS:MER0001516; COG:O; EggNog:ENOG503NXDJ), translating into MDTLVARYSRPTYTQNELFTEQEQEEFAAGSIPNLSLKFAMPPVAQPSAWLRAATDDRSNPHCPIKIAHGTTTLAFRFQGGIIVATDSRATAGNWIASQTVKKVIEINSDLLGTMAGGAADCQYWLAWLGMQCRLHELRHKRRISVAAASKILANLVYQYKGKGLSMGTMCAGVTKEEGPALYYIDSDGTRLAGNLFCVGSGQTFAYGVLDAEYRYDLTVEEALELGSRSILAATHRDAYSGGFINLYHVKESGWEKHGFTDTNPVFWKTKLEKGEFSNVTSDFSEEV; encoded by the exons ATGGACACCCTCGTTGCGCGGTACAGTCGCCCGACCTACACCCAGAATGAGCTGTTCAcagagcaggagcaggaggagttCGCCGCCGGGTCTATTCCCAACCTTTCGCTGAAGTTTGCCATGCCGCCCGTAGCTCAG CCCTCGGCCTGGCTCCGCGCAGCAACCGACGACCGCTCCAACCCCCACTGCCCCATCAAGATCGCCCACGGCACCACCACGCTCGCCTTCCGCTTCCAGGGTGGCATCATCGTCGCGACCGATTCCCGCGCCACGGCCGGCAACTGGATCGCCTCCCAGACGGTCAAAAAGGTCATCGAGATCAATTccgacctcctcggcaccATGGCCGGCGGCGCCGCCGACTGCCAGTACTGGCTCGCCTGGCTCGGTATGCAGTGCCGCCTCCACGAGCTCCGCCACAAGAGGAGAATCTCTGTCGCGGCCGCGAGCAAGatcctcgccaacctggTGTACCAgtacaagggcaagggcctGTCGATGGGCACCATGTGCGCCGGCGTCACCAAGGAGGAAGGGCCGGCGCTGTACTACATTGACAGCGACGGCACGAGGCTGGCGGGGAACCTGTTTTGCGTCGGGTCCGGCCAGACGTTTGCGTATGGCGTGCTGGATGCCGAGTACAGGTACGACttgacggtggaggaggcgctggagCTGGGGAGCAGGAGTATCTTGGCTGCCACGCACAGGGATGCGTACTCGGGTGGGTTTATCAACTTATATCATGTCAAGGAGAGCGGGTGGGAGAAGCACGGGTTTACGGACACGAACCCGGTGTTTTGGAAGacgaagctggagaagggcgAGTTTAGCAATGTTACGAGTGATTTCTCGGAGGAGGTTTAG
- the REG1_2 gene encoding protein phosphatase regulator (EggNog:ENOG503NXI0; COG:S): MAVVISSEENNYFSASTLRRSHSQPKFVTKNSGFHTSSSTSRLADLYPESTRSYSSSSVSSTPSSPRIIRIDSSDQLRSTKSGAKFSLVSGCEEVRNAESVTSEDDIIFPQYEERGGYFGRIEVSEPAPSPQAGYSYTSSPNDDENSAATSRPGTPDISERAEDDISLKVRPSRHVDYLSHNWREEDIWSSWKLIVSRRGDYSDSARLENASWRTWMKAKNKLSTVSPETLNWLKDCDVTWLYGPLQSGASMSNPRLKNSSSRLSKSTPQEKKKTILKKRTMSEIMLQRSLSTSSLVKQAAAAVQAQQKGGLKRGGQRPGLERATTDFVGFPFSSRGVSHDGTSLFPSTRSSGITSPFNEKKHIHFNEQVEQCIAVEIKGDDDEDDEPVRYDSDSDDGAIMMKRSAIKKRRPTMRRAASHAGNMESKTIAMLPSTTLKYRDDTPEPTETAMKHSTGIYKNSPVSPSSSQETLRPSKKSGKLFFASDDDDDDDVSDDDDDEPVRFSSKSVSASTSSSLGGSFGEGGSGLRRSTSTSSLSAEPVGMRRTSSGMFMPYEEGDSESSSGTGLIGRVIDTVNTARDIVHVIWNVGWRK, translated from the exons ATGGCCGTGGTTATTTCATCCGAAGAGAATAACTATTTCTCTGCTTCAACGTTGCGCCGCTCTCACTCGCAACCAAAATTCGTCACAAAAAACTCGGGGTTCCAtacctcatcctccacttCGCGGCTAGCAGATCTTTACCCAGAGTCAACAAGAAGCTATTCAAGCTCGAGCGTGTCTTccacgccatcctcgccgcgCATTATTCGCATTGACTCATCAGACCAGCTGCGGTCAACAAAGTCTGGGGCAAAATTCTCCCTGGTGTCAGGTTGTGAGGAAGTCAGGAACGCCGAGTCGGTAACCTCGGAGGACGACATCATTTTTCCGCAGTACGAAGAGAGGGGTGGCTACTTCGGCCGTATTGAGGTGTCTGAGCCTGCACCAAGTCCTCAGGCGGGTTACTCATACACTTCGTCACCAAATGACGATGAGAACTCGGCAGCCACCTCACGGCCGGGGACACCCGACATATCAGAGAGAGCCGAGGATGACATCTCACTAAAGGTCCGGCCTTCTCGACATGTGGACTACCTCTCGCATAACTGGCGTGAGGAGGATATCTGGTCGTCGTGGAAGCTGATCGTCTCAAGAAGAGGCGATTACAGCGACTCTGCGCGGTTAGAAAATGCTTCCTGGCGAACATGGATGAAGGCGAAAAACAAGCTGAGCACAGTCTCGCCTGAGACGCTTAACTG GCTCAAAGACTGCGATGTAACGTGGCTTTATGGCCCATTACAGTCTGGTGCATCCATGTCAAACCCGAGATTGAAAAACTCGAGCTCGCGGTTATCAAAATCGACCCctcaagagaagaagaagaccattttgaagaagaggaccATGTCAGAAATCATGCTTCAGAGGTCCCTGTCAACGTCATCGCTGGTTAAGCaagcagcggcggcagtgCAGGCGCAGCAGAAGGGTGGGCTGAAGCGAGGTGGTCAACGACCAGGACTCGAGCGTGCCACCACTGACTTTGTCGGCTTCCCATTCTCTTCGCGAGGCGTCAGCCATGACGGTACCAGCCTGTTCCCTTCCACAAGATCATCCGGCATCACATCTCCATTCAACGAGAAGAAGCACATCCATTTCAACGAGCAAGTGGAGCAGTGCATTGCGGTTGAGATCAagggtgacgacgacgaggacgacgagccTGTCCGCTATGACAGTGACTCGGATGACGGTGCCATCATGATGAAGCGATCAGCCATCAAAAAGAGAAGACCAACCATGAGGAGGGCCGCGAGCCATGCTGGCAACATGGAAAGCAAAACAATCGCCATGCTGCCGTCGACCACGTTGAAATACCGGGACGACACGCCGGAGCCGACGGAGACGGCCATGAAGCACAGCACGGGAATTTACAAGAACTCGCCGGtatccccatcttcctctcaGGAGACATTGCGGCCATCCAAGAAGTCCGGCAAACTCTTTTTTGcgagcgacgacgacgacgacgacgacgtcagtgacgatgacgatgacgagccCGTCCGGTTTAGCAGCAAGAGCGTCAGCGCCAGCACCAGCTCTAGTCTCGGGGGCAGCTTTGGTGAAGGCGGCTCTGGATTGCGTCGGTCAACCTCGACGTCCAGTCTTTCGGCAGAACCAGTGGGGATGCGACGAACATCGTCGGGGATGTTTATGCCTTACGAAGAAGGAGATTCGGAATCATCGAGCGGAACCGGCCTCATTGGCCGGGTTATTGATACGGTAAATACGGCCCGGGACATTGTCCACGTTATCTGGAATGTTGGGTGGAGGAAATAA
- the TRM5 gene encoding tRNA(m(1)G37)methyltransferase (EggNog:ENOG503NUHF; BUSCO:EOG09262I0R; COG:A) yields MLWTPSKFHPSESLSLVPKIYAHMKEAPFAHSTFGRMEAQSRTTPSVDAVKGQQENVEMSFLRPPVVRLGAGAALNRALFSKKVDLAAAAIQSPKVIAHYRKALQTSQEMLKVDRISPIVSHPDKELGAQGRKCILLNPSVKAEEPTTWGPVIQEGIQKEELTVIPYELTLEYDYWTARDTMESVLPPELHDEIPSGFNVAGHVAHLNLRDSYLPYKKVVAEIILDKNPSIKTVINKVDNVGAESEFRTFQYEVLAGEDDLNVSCTENNCSFNFDYSKVYWNSKLEYEHTRIISFFKPGEVVCDVMAGIGPFALPAGKKRVFVWANDKNPESYKCLKANIQKNKVQDFVRPFCEDGLGFIRQATDEILAASLKGEKVVITKPGPRSKSKKTDKPTTPGFVPEPLKPLITETYPLPPTISHFVMNLPASAIEFVGSFKGIYQLQENLFAPTTKTPLPLVHVHCFALKADDERPLIDICERLTKYLGFPMKPGNIDYNLNGEGEVAVHNVRDVAPAKSMYCATFRLPAAVAFAARD; encoded by the exons ATGCTGTGGACCCCCTCAAAATTTCACCCCTCCGAGTCACTCAGCCTTGTGCCCAAGATCTACGCTCACATGAAGGAGGCACCGTTCGCTCACTCAACTTTTGGAAG AATGGAAGCCCAAAGCAGAACCACACCAAGCGTTGACGCTGTGAAAGGACAACAAGAAAACGTGGAGATGAGTTTTCTTCGTCCACCCGTTGTTCGTTTAGGCGCCGGTGCAGCGCTGAACCGCGCCTTGTTCAGCAAGAAGGTGGACttggctgccgccgccataCAAAGCCCCAAGGTCATTGCGCATTACAGAAAGGCCCTTCAAACAAGCCAGGAGATGCTCAAGGTCGACAGGATATCTCCCATTGTGTCTCACCCAGATAAGGAGCTCGGTGCGCAAGGTCGCAAATGTATCTTACTCAACCCAAGTGTGAAGGCTGAAG AACCGACGACATGGGGTCCTGTTATTCAAGAAGGAATTCAGAAAGAGGAGTTGACAGTCATTCCTTATGAGCTCACACTCGAATATGACTACTGGACCGCAC GCGACACCATGGAGTCGGTCCTCCCCCCTGAACTTCATGATGAGATTCCATCTGGTTTCAACGTAGCAGGCCACGTTGCTCACCTGAACCTCCGAGATAGCTACCTTCCCTACAAAAAGGTAGTAGCAGAAATAATCCTTGACAAGAACCCCAGCATCAAGACTGTCATCAACAAAGTCGACAACGTCGGAGCCGAGTCCGAGTTCCGCACCTTCCAGTACGAAGTTTTGGCTGGCGAAGATGACCTCAACGTCTCCTGCACTGAAAACAACTGCAGTTTCAACTTCGACTATTCCAAGGTGTACTGGaacagcaagctcgagtACGAACACACCCGCATCATCAGCTTCTTCAAGCCAGGAGAGGTGGTATGCGACGTGATGGCAGGCATCGGCCCCTTTGCCCTCCCAGCCGGCAAAAAACGTGTGTTTGTCTGGGCCAACGACAAGAACCCCGAAAGTTACAAGTGTCTCAAGGCCAACATCCAGAAGAACAAGGTCCAGGATTTTGTTCGTCCCTTCTGCGAGGATGGCCTCGGCTTCATCCGTCAAGCGACGGATGAAATTCTAGCGGCATCCCTCAAGGGTGAAAAGGTCGTCATCACAAAACCTGGACCGAGATCAAAGTCCAAGAAGACGGATAAGCCCACCACGCCCGGTTTTGTACCGGAGCCGCTAAAGCCCTTAATCACAGAAACGtatcctctccctcccaccatcTCGCACTTCGTCATGAACCTGCCAGCCTCGGCAATCGAGTTTGTCGGCTCGTTCAAGGGAATCTATCAATTGCAAGAAAACCTCTTCGCACCCACCACGAAGactcctctgcctcttgTTCACGTCCACTGCTTCGCGCTcaaggccgacgacgagagaCCGTTGATTGATATCTGCGAAAGGCTTACCAAGTATCTTGGTTTCCCCATGAAGCCGGGTAACATTGACTACAATCTTAATggggaaggcgaggttgCTGTTCACAATGTGAGAGACGTTGCGCCGGCCAAGAGCATGTACTGCGCTACATTCCGTCTTCCGGCTGCCGTTGCTTTTGCGGCGAGGGACTAG
- a CDS encoding hypothetical protein (COG:L; EggNog:ENOG503NZVN), which yields MPLLPLWKPLTWSFGKVVEIRALFRLKTWGNCRRDIPTSSFNNMAQKRTIHSFFTPDPKKQRIATIADEDETPTYSSHNTYPFPIRDLSKSITKELTSLPARSGRPINDQPELDLICFEPFIPSYLAKDLFRFLRSELPFYRVEYSIKRFGVETQIRTPRYTTVFGLDHTSLFDDDNPSIILDARTHTRINIGEAYPRYSPRPIPQCLDALCKSTEAATNCKFNFCLVNYYATGSDSISFHSDDERFLGPEPAIASFSLGAARDFLMKHKPVPLPPDGQTTVFKQLKLPLASGDMILMKGKTQSNWLHSIPKRAGKSSQYGDGRINITFRRAMVKGGTDNYYNYNVGKGPVFRWDDTAREMKEWKPAPKASPERKPITYPKPEKDEPEKAD from the exons ATGCCGCTGCTTCCACTCTGGAAGCCGTTGACATGGTCGTTCGGTAAAGTCGTTGAAATAAGAGCACTTTTCAGGCTGAAAACCTGGGGAAACTGTCGGAGAGATATCCCGACTTCCTCCTTTAACAATATGGCACAGAAAAGGACCATTCACTCATTCTTCACTCCGGATCCAAAGAAACAGCGAATCGCAACGATTGCTGACGAagatgag ACACCCACTTACTCCTCACACAACACATACCCCTTTCCTATCAGGGACCTCTCGAAGTCCATCACTAAAGAGCTCACCTCCCTTCCAGCCAGATCAGGAAGGCCCATAAACGACCAACCAGAGCTAGACCTCATCTGCTTTGAGCCATTCATCCCCTCCTACCTCGCCAAAGACCTCTTCCGCTTCCTCCGCTCTGAACTCCCTTTCTACAGAGTAGAGTACTCCATCAAAAGATTCGGTGTTGAGACTCAAATCCGCACCCCAAGGTACACCACCGTCTTCGGACTCGaccacacctccctctttgacgacgacaaccccagcatcatcctcgacgcCAGAACCCACACCCGAATCAACATAGGTGAAGCCTACCCACGGTACTCGCCCCGTCCAATACCACAATGTCTCGACGCTCTCTGCAAATCAACCGAAGCGGCCACCAACTGCAAGTTCAACTTTTGCCTGGTGAACTACTATGCCACAGGATCAGACAGCATATCCTTCCACAGCGATGACGAGCGGTTTCTCGGTCCAGAACCAGCTATCGCCTCCTTCAGCCTAGGAGCAGCAAGGGATTTTCTCATGAAACATAAACCTGTCCCACTACCCCCAGACGGCCAAACAACAGTATTCAAGCAGCTCAAGTTACCCCTCGCGAGCGGCGACATGATTCTCATGAAGGGCAAAACCCAATCTAACTGGCTGCACTCTATCCCGAAAAGAGCTGGCAAAAGCAGCCAGTATGGTGATGGAAGGATCAACATCACCTTTCGGAGAGCCATGGTGAAAGGAGGGACTGATAATTACTATAACTACAATGTCGGCAAGGGTCCCGTTTTCAGATGGGATGACACAGCCAGGGAAATGAAGGAGTGGAAGCCAGCCCCCAAAGCCAGCCCGGAACGTAAACCGATCACATATCCCAAACCAGAGAAGGATGAGCCAGAAAAAGCCGACTGA
- a CDS encoding hypothetical protein (BUSCO:EOG09264W7W; EggNog:ENOG503NXS5; COG:I): MSLADRDEVTWLTETHLTRFAVSVGAAGIPTRSKGGVCQEAAMESNFSKGDARLGEEPRLRTPPQNQTPADLSGIDNKLLYAMPFSAKDLQRYRKDEKFSHRLLTPEEKVNLLKPYLPSPPPPLDRTRRASLSQVSREERKGKLGLRRFLRRHFHIFIYALIHLYFSIHIRLRQAYHAIGNRFYTVYHHHHHSPELIQRDIKDLSRLPKHLSVILTLEDQGRSGAGLEKLVNEAADIAAWCASAGITQLSIYEKTGILKGYVKETHQTISQRLQTYFGPSFPSVSLGAPHIPPVQSGLLSLSNSPNNENRKNINILLISAEDGRDSIVDLTKTLAEMSQRKKLQPVDITTELVDAELSESVMEEPDLLVLFNPFVELAGYPPWQIRLTEIFHVPDNQGVGYQVFYRALCKFAKAQMRMGR, encoded by the exons ATGTCACTGGCAGACCGCGACGAAGTTACGTGGCTGACCGAGACTCACCTCACTCGATTCGCCGTATCAGTAGGAGCAGCAGGTATTCCCACCCGGAGCAAGGGTGGTGTGTGCCAGGAAGCTGCAATGGAGTCCAACTTTTCCAAGGGAGACGCCAGACTGGGCGAG GAGCCACGCTTAcggacaccaccacaaaaccaAACCCCAGCCGACCTCTCCGGCATCGACAATAAGCTGCTATACGCCATGCCCTTCAGCGCCAAAGACCTGCAACGGTATCGTAAGGATGAGAAGTTCAGTCACAGGCTTCTGACGCCCGAGGAAAAGGTCAACCTTCTCAAG CCATAtctcccctcacccccaccaccactcgaccgCACCCGAAGAGCCTCCCTTTCCCAAGTCTCACGAGAAGAACGAAAAGGCAAGCTGGGTCTGCGCCGTTTCCTTCGCCGCCACTTCCACATCTTCATCTACgccctcatccacctctaCTTCTCCATCCACATCCGCCTCCGCCAGGCTTACCATGCCATTGGCAACCGCTTCTACACCGtctatcaccaccaccaccactcccccgAGTTAATACAGCGTGATATCAAAGACCTCAGTCGCCTTCCCAAACACCTCAGCGTCATCCTGACCCTCGAGGATCAAGGGCGCAGCGGAGCCGGCCTCGAAAAGCTCGTCAACGAAGCAGCCGACATTGCCGCCTGGTGCGCTAGCGCGGGCATCACTCAGCTCTCCATCTACGAGAAAACTGGCATCCTCAAAGGTTACGTCAAGGAAACCCACCAGACCATCTCCCAGCGTCTCCAAACCTACTTCggcccctccttcccctccgtcTCGCTCGGTGCCCCTCACATCCCGCCAGTCCAATCCGGTCTCCTGtccctcagcaacagccccAACAATGAGAACCGCAAGAACATTAATATTCTTCTCATCTCTGCCGAAGATGGCAGAGACTCCATTGTTGACCTGACCAAGACCCTTGCCGAGATGTCCCAGCGTAAAAAACTCCAGCCcgtcgacatcaccaccgagctAGTAGACGCCGAGCTGAGCGAGAGTGTCATGGAGGAGCCTGACCTGCTTGTGTTGTTCAATCCCTTTGTTGAGCTTGCCGGTTACCCACCGTGGCAGATTCGGTTGACGGAGATTTTCCATGTGCCGGATAACCAAGGGGTGGGGTACCAGGTTTTCTATCGGGCGTTGTGCAAGTTTGCCAAGGCGCAGATGAGAATGGGGAGGTAG